A region from the Falco cherrug isolate bFalChe1 chromosome 17, bFalChe1.pri, whole genome shotgun sequence genome encodes:
- the BUD13 gene encoding BUD13 homolog isoform X1: MAAPGLSKAEYLRRYLSGPAASDAAQPRRRRKKKPPGGAARGGMRIVDDDVSWNSIAAVQEKEEEEEDEADMPVVAEFIDERPDEVKLMEEFRTNTKWKLLGDQNEDSQSSDISVPAKSTTRRQRHDTPDSSPPKRLRHDSLDKSPPGQQRHDSPDLSPPRQERNNSSNHLPPRRQRHDSPDLSPPRRKHHDSPDLSPPKQQRHDSPDLSPPRRKHNGFQDLSPPRRKRHDSPDLSPPRRKRHDSPDLSPPRRKRHDSPDLSPPRRKRHDSPDLSPPRRKRHDSPDLSPPRRKRHDSPDLSPPRRKRHDSPDLSPPRRKRHDSPDLSPPRRKRHDSPDLSPPRRKRHDSPDLSPPRRKRHDSPDLSPPRRKRHDSPDLSPPRRKRHDSPDLSPPRRKRHDSPDLSPPRRKRHDSPDLSPPRRKRHDSPDLSPPRRKRHDSPDLSPPRRKRHDSPDFSPKRVSSAMGKKGCKTTDKSQSGGVQGEQSQLRRGVSDKTLAHQKRQTTPDLSPPRKKRYDSDSDLSPPRRRKAGSPSLKKEGRTKGASPAMKKLRQVPSPQRYLRRDSDSPSPRRSTRNTSDVDCRLGHVRSDSPKRGPLKQNRSKSSDSDLSPPRRTLPAEKDQHGSRNPPDLSPHYHRDTKGSPKKANVMLSGVKAGLVSADVLRREQQELRRHERNNKHLEEESRHSQTVFRDKFGRRRDLAQEWLEQQQKAEAKSEREEQYAKWGKGLAQERQQQQNVEDAIKEMQKPLARYIDDQDLDRMLREQEREGDPMADFIKKRKAKENKEKKEKPRYNGPAPPLNRFNIWPGHRWDGVDRSNGFEQQRFARIANKKAVQEVAYKWSVEDM; this comes from the exons ATGGCGGCGCCGGGGCTGTCCAAGGCCGAGTACCTGCGGCGGTACCTGAGCGGCCCGGCCGCCAGCGACgctgcccagccccgccgccgccgcaaGAAGAAGCCGCCGGGCGGTGCCGCTAGAGGCGG gatGCGGATCGTGGACGACGATGTCAGCTGGAATAGcattgctgctgtgcaggagaaggaggaggaggaggaggatgaagcGGACATGCCTGTG GTGGCAGAATTTATTGATGAGCGTCCAGATGAAGTGAAGCTCATGGAGGAATTCCGAACAAATACTAAATGGAAACTTCTAGGAG acCAGAACGAAGACTCCCAAAGTTCGGATATTTCAGTACCTGCCAAATCTACCACAAG gcGACAGCGCCATGACACCCCGGACAGTTCGCCCCCAAAGAGACTGCGGCATGACTCCCTGGACAAATCACCTCCAGGTCAACAGCGCCATGACTCCCCGGatctgtcccctcccaggcaAGAGAGAAACAATTCCTCCAACCACTTGCCTCCCAGGCGACAGCGCCACGACTCCCCAGACCTCTCCCCACCAAGAAGGAAGCATCATGACTCCCCAGACCTGTCACCTCCCAAGCAACAGCGCCATGACTCCCCAGACCTCTCCCCACCAAGAAGGAAGCACAATGGCTTCCAGGACCTCTCTCCCCCAAGACGGAAGCGTCACGACTCCCCGGACCTGTCACCTCCCAGACGGAAGCGTCACGACTCCCCGGACCTGTCACCTCCCAGACGGAAGCGTCACGACTCCCCGGACCTGTCACCTCCCAGACGGAAGCGTCACGACTCCCCGGACCTGTCACCTCCCAGACGGAAGCGTCACGACTCCCCGGACCTGTCACCTCCCAGACGGAAGCGTCACGACTCCCCGGACCTGTCACCTCCCAGACGGAAGCGTCACGACTCCCCGGACCTGTCACCTCCCAGACGGAAGCGTCACGACTCCCCGGACCTGTCACCTCCCAGACGGAAGCGTCACGACTCCCCGGACCTGTCACCTCCCAGACGGAAGCGTCACGACTCCCCGGACCTGTCACCTCCCAGACGGAAGCGTCACGACTCCCCGGACCTGTCACCTCCCAGACGGAAGCGTCACGACTCCCCGGACCTGTCACCTCCCAGACGGAAGCGTCACGACTCCCCGGACCTGTCACCTCCCAGACGGAAGCGTCACGACTCCCCGGACCTGTCACCTCCCAGACGGAAGCGTCACGACTCCCCGGACCTGTCACCTCCCAGACGGAAGCGTCACGACTCCCCGGACCTGTCACCTCCCAGACGGAAGCGTCACGACTCCCCGGACCTGTCACCTCCCAGACGGAAGCGTCACGACTCCCCGGACTTCTCTCCAAAGAGAGTCAGTTCAGCAATGGGGAAAAAGGGCTGCAAAACCACAGACAAGTCACAGTCAGGGGGAGTCCAAGGAGAGCAATCTCAGCTCAGGCGTGGTGTCTCTGACAAGACCTTGGCGCATCAGAAGCGTCAGACTACTCCAGATCTATCTCCTCCACGGAAGAAGAGGTATGATTCTGACTCAGATTTGTCACCACCTCGGAGAAGGAAAGCTGGGTCACCTAGTCTGAAAAAGGAGGGCAGAACAAAAG GTGCTTCTCCAGCCATGAAAAAGCTTAGGCAGGTGCCTTCACCTCAGAGGTACCTGAGGCGCGACTCCGACTCTCCATCTCCACGGAGGAGCACCCGGAACACCTCTGATGTAGACTGCAGGCTAGGCCATGTACGCAGTGATTCCCCTAAGCGTGGTCCTCTCAAACAGAATCGGAGCAAATCTTCAGACTCTGATTTATCTCCTCCACGACGAACTCTGCCAGCTGAAAAGGATCAGCATGGTTCAAGGAACCCCCCTGACCTCTCACCTCATTACCACCGTGACACTAAGGGATCTCCCAAGAAG GCAAATGTGATGTTGTCTGGGGTCAAAGCTGGCTTGGTCTCAGCTGATGTGCTGCGGAGGGAACAGCAGGAGCTCAGGAGGCATGAGAGAAATAACAAGCACTTGGAAG AGGAATCCCGGCACTCTCAGACTGTCTTCCGAGACAAATTTGGTCGCAGGAGGGACCTCGCGCAGGagtggctggagcagcagcagaaggctgaAGCGAAGTCCGAGAGAGAGGAGCAATATGCCAAATGGGGGAAAGG gctAGCACAGGagaggcaacagcagcagaacgTGGAAGATGCAATAAAAGAGATGCAGAAACCATTGGCCCGTTATATTGATGACCAGGATCTGGATCGAATGTTGAGAGAacaagagagagaaggagacCCCATGGCTGACTTCATCAAAAAAAGGAAGGccaaagagaacaaagaaaagaaag AAAAACCCAGGTACAATGGACCAGCACCTCCACTCAACAGATTTAATATATGGCCCGGGCATCGCTGGGATGGTGTGGACAG GTCCAATGGATTCGAGCAGCAGCGCTTTGCCAGGATAGCCAACAAGAAGGCAGTTCAGGAAGTTGCATACAAATGGAGTGTTGAGGACATGTAG
- the ZPR1 gene encoding zinc finger protein ZPR1, giving the protein MSALGAVQAAAAGSLFRPLSAEDGEQRPAEIESLCMNCFRNGVTRLLLTRIPFFKEIIVSSFTCDSCSWSNTEIQSAGRIQEQGVRYTLAITSRQDMNREVVKTDCATARIPELDFEIPAFTQKGVLTTIEGIIDRAVAGLEQDQPIRRVTDEEVASKIDEFIGKLKQLKEVHSPFTFIIDDPSGNSFVENPHAPQKDDALVVTHYRRTPQQAAMLGLEGEELDEKPADSVEDLRNEVLQFNTNCPECNAPANTNMKLVQIPHFKEVIIMATNCDSCGHRTNEVKSGGAIEPQGTRITLQITDPSDMTRDILKSETCSVEIPELEFELGMGALGGKFTTLEGLLKDIRDLVERNPFTLGDSSTPGKTEKLQEFIGKLNEIIEGKTKAHFIMDDPAGNSYLQNVYAPEEDPELKVERYERTFEQNEDLGLNDMKTEGYESEGASGR; this is encoded by the exons GGGGTGACGCGGCTGCTGCTCACCAGGATCCCCTTCTTCAAAGAGATCATTGTCAGCTCCTTCACCTGCGACAGCTGCTCCTGGTCCAACACGGAAATCCAGTCCGCGGGCAGGATCCAGGAGCAGGGTGTGCGCTACACCCTGGCCATCACCTCCCGGCAG GACATGAACAGGGAGGTGGTGAAGACAGACTGTGCCACGGCTCGGATTCCAGAGCTGGACTTTGAGATCCCTGCTTTCACACAGAAGGGAG TTCTAACCACCATTGAAGGGATAATTGACAGAGCTGTCGCAGGCCTGGAGCAGGACCAGCCCATCCGCAGG GTGACAGATGAAGAGGTGGCAAGTAAAATAGATGAGTTCATTGGTAAActaaagcagctgaaagaagtACATTCCCCCTTCACTTTT ATCATCGATGACCCTTCAGGGAACAGCTTTGTGGAGAACCCTCACGCGCCGCAGAAGGACGATGCTCTCGTGGTCACTCATTACAGGAGGACTCCGCAGCAGGCTGccatgctggggctggag GGAGAGGAGTTGGATGAGAAGCCAGCTGATTCTGTGGAGGATCTGAGGAATGAG GTGCTGCAGTTCAACACCAACTGCCCCGAGTGCAATGCTCCAGCTAACACAAATATGAAGTTAGTGC AAATCCCACACTTCAAGGAAGTGATTATCATGGCCACAAACTGTGACTCCTGTGGGCACAGGACAAATGAG GTGAAGTCCGGAGGGGCAATCGAACCACAAGGCACCAGGATTACCCTTCAAATTACAGACCCTTCCGACATGACGAGGGATATCCTAAAG TCAGAGACATGCAGTGTGGAAATCCCGGAGCTGGAGTTTGAGCTGGGTatgggagcactgggggggaAGTTTACCACGCTGGAAGGACTGCTGAAGGACATCAGAGACCTG GTTGAGAGAAACCCCTTCACTCTGGGGGACAGCTCTACACCcggcaaaacagaaaagctgcaagaaTTCATTGGGAAACTGAATGAG ATCATAGAAGGAAAGACAAAGGCTCACTTCATCATGGATGATCCTGCAGGCAACAGCTATCTTCAG AATGTGTATGCCCCAGAAGAGGACCCGGAGCTGAAAGTGGAGCGCTACGAGCGTACGTTTGAGCAGAACGAAGACCTGGGCCTGAACGACATGAAGACGGAGGGCTATGAATCAGAAGGAGCCTCGGGCCGGTAG
- the BUD13 gene encoding BUD13 homolog isoform X2, with amino-acid sequence MEEFRTNTKWKLLGDQNEDSQSSDISVPAKSTTRRQRHDTPDSSPPKRLRHDSLDKSPPGQQRHDSPDLSPPRQERNNSSNHLPPRRQRHDSPDLSPPRRKHHDSPDLSPPKQQRHDSPDLSPPRRKHNGFQDLSPPRRKRHDSPDLSPPRRKRHDSPDLSPPRRKRHDSPDLSPPRRKRHDSPDLSPPRRKRHDSPDLSPPRRKRHDSPDLSPPRRKRHDSPDLSPPRRKRHDSPDLSPPRRKRHDSPDLSPPRRKRHDSPDLSPPRRKRHDSPDLSPPRRKRHDSPDLSPPRRKRHDSPDLSPPRRKRHDSPDLSPPRRKRHDSPDLSPPRRKRHDSPDLSPPRRKRHDSPDLSPPRRKRHDSPDFSPKRVSSAMGKKGCKTTDKSQSGGVQGEQSQLRRGVSDKTLAHQKRQTTPDLSPPRKKRYDSDSDLSPPRRRKAGSPSLKKEGRTKGASPAMKKLRQVPSPQRYLRRDSDSPSPRRSTRNTSDVDCRLGHVRSDSPKRGPLKQNRSKSSDSDLSPPRRTLPAEKDQHGSRNPPDLSPHYHRDTKGSPKKANVMLSGVKAGLVSADVLRREQQELRRHERNNKHLEEESRHSQTVFRDKFGRRRDLAQEWLEQQQKAEAKSEREEQYAKWGKGLAQERQQQQNVEDAIKEMQKPLARYIDDQDLDRMLREQEREGDPMADFIKKRKAKENKEKKEKPRYNGPAPPLNRFNIWPGHRWDGVDRSNGFEQQRFARIANKKAVQEVAYKWSVEDM; translated from the exons ATGGAGGAATTCCGAACAAATACTAAATGGAAACTTCTAGGAG acCAGAACGAAGACTCCCAAAGTTCGGATATTTCAGTACCTGCCAAATCTACCACAAG gcGACAGCGCCATGACACCCCGGACAGTTCGCCCCCAAAGAGACTGCGGCATGACTCCCTGGACAAATCACCTCCAGGTCAACAGCGCCATGACTCCCCGGatctgtcccctcccaggcaAGAGAGAAACAATTCCTCCAACCACTTGCCTCCCAGGCGACAGCGCCACGACTCCCCAGACCTCTCCCCACCAAGAAGGAAGCATCATGACTCCCCAGACCTGTCACCTCCCAAGCAACAGCGCCATGACTCCCCAGACCTCTCCCCACCAAGAAGGAAGCACAATGGCTTCCAGGACCTCTCTCCCCCAAGACGGAAGCGTCACGACTCCCCGGACCTGTCACCTCCCAGACGGAAGCGTCACGACTCCCCGGACCTGTCACCTCCCAGACGGAAGCGTCACGACTCCCCGGACCTGTCACCTCCCAGACGGAAGCGTCACGACTCCCCGGACCTGTCACCTCCCAGACGGAAGCGTCACGACTCCCCGGACCTGTCACCTCCCAGACGGAAGCGTCACGACTCCCCGGACCTGTCACCTCCCAGACGGAAGCGTCACGACTCCCCGGACCTGTCACCTCCCAGACGGAAGCGTCACGACTCCCCGGACCTGTCACCTCCCAGACGGAAGCGTCACGACTCCCCGGACCTGTCACCTCCCAGACGGAAGCGTCACGACTCCCCGGACCTGTCACCTCCCAGACGGAAGCGTCACGACTCCCCGGACCTGTCACCTCCCAGACGGAAGCGTCACGACTCCCCGGACCTGTCACCTCCCAGACGGAAGCGTCACGACTCCCCGGACCTGTCACCTCCCAGACGGAAGCGTCACGACTCCCCGGACCTGTCACCTCCCAGACGGAAGCGTCACGACTCCCCGGACCTGTCACCTCCCAGACGGAAGCGTCACGACTCCCCGGACCTGTCACCTCCCAGACGGAAGCGTCACGACTCCCCGGACCTGTCACCTCCCAGACGGAAGCGTCACGACTCCCCGGACTTCTCTCCAAAGAGAGTCAGTTCAGCAATGGGGAAAAAGGGCTGCAAAACCACAGACAAGTCACAGTCAGGGGGAGTCCAAGGAGAGCAATCTCAGCTCAGGCGTGGTGTCTCTGACAAGACCTTGGCGCATCAGAAGCGTCAGACTACTCCAGATCTATCTCCTCCACGGAAGAAGAGGTATGATTCTGACTCAGATTTGTCACCACCTCGGAGAAGGAAAGCTGGGTCACCTAGTCTGAAAAAGGAGGGCAGAACAAAAG GTGCTTCTCCAGCCATGAAAAAGCTTAGGCAGGTGCCTTCACCTCAGAGGTACCTGAGGCGCGACTCCGACTCTCCATCTCCACGGAGGAGCACCCGGAACACCTCTGATGTAGACTGCAGGCTAGGCCATGTACGCAGTGATTCCCCTAAGCGTGGTCCTCTCAAACAGAATCGGAGCAAATCTTCAGACTCTGATTTATCTCCTCCACGACGAACTCTGCCAGCTGAAAAGGATCAGCATGGTTCAAGGAACCCCCCTGACCTCTCACCTCATTACCACCGTGACACTAAGGGATCTCCCAAGAAG GCAAATGTGATGTTGTCTGGGGTCAAAGCTGGCTTGGTCTCAGCTGATGTGCTGCGGAGGGAACAGCAGGAGCTCAGGAGGCATGAGAGAAATAACAAGCACTTGGAAG AGGAATCCCGGCACTCTCAGACTGTCTTCCGAGACAAATTTGGTCGCAGGAGGGACCTCGCGCAGGagtggctggagcagcagcagaaggctgaAGCGAAGTCCGAGAGAGAGGAGCAATATGCCAAATGGGGGAAAGG gctAGCACAGGagaggcaacagcagcagaacgTGGAAGATGCAATAAAAGAGATGCAGAAACCATTGGCCCGTTATATTGATGACCAGGATCTGGATCGAATGTTGAGAGAacaagagagagaaggagacCCCATGGCTGACTTCATCAAAAAAAGGAAGGccaaagagaacaaagaaaagaaag AAAAACCCAGGTACAATGGACCAGCACCTCCACTCAACAGATTTAATATATGGCCCGGGCATCGCTGGGATGGTGTGGACAG GTCCAATGGATTCGAGCAGCAGCGCTTTGCCAGGATAGCCAACAAGAAGGCAGTTCAGGAAGTTGCATACAAATGGAGTGTTGAGGACATGTAG